Proteins from a genomic interval of Capsicum annuum cultivar UCD-10X-F1 chromosome 4, UCD10Xv1.1, whole genome shotgun sequence:
- the LOC107867222 gene encoding transcription initiation factor TFIID subunit 4b isoform X5 has product MDPSIMKLLEEDEDETMHSGADVEAFTAALNRDIGGDNSQSQPSDSDSVLSVLHNLQTVPLSQGSSYTSNQFAPWQTSNPDENASRRSLQDSESMQQKEEKLSDMQLKRHDTDSQNQQQKNDSSQEINSLPLQHISQDSYQTTEVEQDTLHSSKAVNMQNPEKNTQNPESQHINFQGANSLQSMQSLTAGTSGMPRVATEASNQSESASGSSSQAAMNVAKQSKQVPFAMLFPHIQPQLDKDRAMQLQTLYLKLKVKNEISKETFVRHMRSIIGDQMLKMAVYKFQSQASKNSQTAPGQFPQSQASQQQHSQMPADDSSNMAIESKAQKLHEVEKQADLHGAQGSQMHSSSLITVKQERDRTPFPVQGLNRQQQQHLHFSQASFPTFSNAGNNYSAYSASNVNSSTTQPLKQQSDDAQMRQISAQQSRNATQFGVPAQAMGMMGAPKFEKQSTFGEAKRLPAVSLNISSTSRIQQTSVQWQASANKEQKSIHSSPMTNPKPEPIDHFPDQLQRSQLSPFSSIQVDQGNSTSESSKDESIEQTSKIGLSTTTSMKPSNSGSSSMTSHMDASTLLSSRTPSVASSLGPGNNGKTPVKKPSIGQKKPLDALGSSPPPSGKKQKVSGAFLDQSIEQLNDVTAVSGVDLRAEEEQLFSGPKEDSRVSEASRRVVQEEEERLILQKIPLQKKLTEIMAKCGLKNMSSDVERCLSLCVEERMRGLISSLIRLSKQRVDIEKSRHRIIVTSDVREEILSINRKAREEWEKKQADVEKLQKANEVT; this is encoded by the exons ATGGATCCTTCTATCATGAAACTCCTTGAAGAAGACGAG GATGAGACTATGCATTCGGGGGCGGATGTGGAGGCATTTACTGCTGCCCTAAATAGGGATATTGGTGGAGATAATTCACAATCTCAGCCGTCTGATTCTGATAGCG TCTTATCTGTTTTGCATAATTTGCAAACAGTACCATTGTCTCAAGGAAGCAGTTATACCTCAAATCAGTTTGCCCCATGGCAAACTTCTAACCCTGATGAAAATGCCAGTCGTCGTAGCCTTCAAGATTCAGAGTCCATGCAGCAAAAGGAGGAAAAGTTGTCTGATATGCAGTTAAAAAGACATGATACAGATTCTCAGAATCAGCAGCAAAAAAATGATTCATCGCAGGAGATCAATTCCCTACCTTTGCAGCATATATCCCAGGACAGTTATCAAACCACAGAGGTTGAACAGGACACACTTCATTCTTCTAAAGCAGTAAATATGCAGAATCCTGAAAAGAATACTCAAAATCCAGAATCCCAACATATAAACTTTCAGGGAGCAAATAGTCTACAATCCATGCAGTCCTTGACAGCAGGAACTAGTGGTATGCCACGTGTGGCAACAGAGGCAAGTAATCAGTCCGAGTCAGCAAGTGGATCAAGTAGCCAAGCAGCAATGAATGTAGCTAAGCAGAGCAAACAAGTGCCTTTTGCCATGCTTTTCCCTCACATACAACCCCAACTTGACAAGGACAGGGCAATGCAACTCCAGACTCTTTACCTTAAACTCAAAGTA AAAAATGAAATTTCTAAGGAAACTTTTGTAAGACACATGAGAAGTATAATTGGTGACCAGATGCTCAAAATGGCTGTATATAAATTTCAATCCCAG GCATCTAAAAACTCACAGACTGCTCCCGGTCAATTTCCTCAGTCTCAGGCTTCGCAGCAGCAACACTCGCAAATGCCAGCCGATG ATTCTAGCAATATGGCAATTGAGAGTAAAGCTCAAAAGTTGCATGAGGTTGAAAAACAAGCCGATTTGCATGGAGCCCAAGGAAGCCAGATGCATTCTTCTAGTTTGATTACTGTAAAACAAGAAAGAGATCGCACACCATTTCCAGTTCAGGGACTTAATAGGCAACAACAGCAGCATTTACACTTCTCGCAGGCATCTTTTCCCACATTTTCAAATGCAGGGAACAATTATAGTGCATATTCTGCATCTAATGTCAACTCTTCAACAACACAACCTCTTAAACAGCAATCCGATGATGCACAAATGAGACAAATTTCAGCTCAACAGAGCAGAAATGCAACTCAGTTTGGAGTTCCAGCACAGGCCATGGGAATGATGGGTGCCCCTAAGTTTGAAAAGCAAAGCACTTTTGGCGAAGCCAAAAGATTACCTGCAGTGAGTCTTAATATTTCAAGTACTTCAAGAATTCAGCAGACCTCAGTTCAGTGGCAAGCATCTGCCAATAAAGAGCAGAAAAGTATTCATTCATCACCAATGACCAATCCAAAGCCTGAACCGATTGATCATTTCCCTGACCAGCTACAAAGATCCCAGTTATCTCCCTTCTCCTCTATTCAAGTGGATCAAGGAAATTCCACTTCGGAAAGTTCAAAGGATGAATCTATTGAACAGACCTCCAAAATTGGTTTATCAACAACCACTAGCATGAAACCTTCAAATTCAGGCTCGTCTTCTATGACATCTCATATGGACGCTAGCACATTG TTAAGTTCTCGGACACCTTCTGTGGCATCTTCACTTGGTCCAGGAAACAATGGAAAGACTCCTGTGAAAAAGCCTTCCATTGGACAGAAGAAGCCCCTCGATGCGCTAGGTTCCTCACCTCCACCTTCGGG AAAGAAGCAAAAGGTGTCGGGAGCTTTTTTAGATCAGAGCATCGAACAACTTAATGATGTTACTGCTGTTAGTGGAGTTGATCTAAGG GCAGAGGAAGAGCAACTATTTTCTGGGCCCAAGGAGGATAGTCGAGTTTCTGAAGCATCTCGACGAGTTGTGCAAGAAGAAGAGGAAAGGCTGATTTTGCAGAAAATTCCACTTCAGAAGAAATTGACAGAAATCA TGGCAAAATGTGGTTTAAAGAATATGAGCAGTGATGTGGAACGATGCTTGTCATTG TGTGTGGAGGAAAGAATGCGTGGACTTATAAGTAGTCTCATCAGACTGTCAAAACAG